One window of Sinorhizobium numidicum genomic DNA carries:
- a CDS encoding septation protein A yields the protein MSTIEAAKPQKEVSPLLKLVLELGPLMVFFFANSRGDWLAHHFPALSELGGPIFIATGLFMGATAVALIASWMLTRTLPMMPLVSGIVVFVFGALTLWLQNDTFIKMKPTIVNTLFGAILLGGLLFGKSLLGYVFHAAFKLDEDGWRKLTVRWGLFFLLLAVLNEVVWRSFSTDFWVAFKVWGTMPITILFTLAQMPLIMKHSLEQDGAE from the coding sequence ATGTCGACGATCGAGGCTGCCAAACCGCAGAAGGAAGTGAGCCCGCTCCTGAAACTCGTCCTGGAGCTGGGGCCCCTCATGGTGTTCTTCTTCGCCAATTCCCGTGGCGACTGGCTGGCGCACCATTTCCCTGCCCTCTCCGAACTCGGCGGACCGATCTTCATTGCCACCGGCCTCTTCATGGGGGCAACGGCAGTGGCGCTCATCGCTTCTTGGATGCTGACCCGTACCCTGCCCATGATGCCGCTCGTGTCCGGCATCGTCGTCTTCGTCTTTGGCGCGCTGACGCTCTGGCTGCAGAACGATACCTTCATCAAGATGAAGCCCACCATCGTCAACACGCTCTTCGGCGCGATCCTGCTCGGCGGCCTCCTCTTCGGCAAATCACTGCTCGGTTATGTCTTCCACGCCGCCTTCAAGTTGGACGAGGACGGCTGGCGCAAGCTGACGGTCCGCTGGGGACTGTTCTTCCTGCTTCTCGCGGTGCTGAACGAGGTCGTGTGGCGCTCCTTCTCGACGGATTTCTGGGTCGCCTTCAAAGTCTGGGGAACGATGCCGATCACCATTCTGTTCACGCTCGCCCAGATGCCGCTGATCATGAAGCATTCGCTGGAACAGGACGGCGCCGAGTGA
- a CDS encoding DUF2585 domain-containing protein produces the protein MTVATGTDDTRQRRATLWLIACLGVLAIQITAQHFMGRLWICECGYAKLWEGVVKSSGNSQHITDWYTPSHIIHGFLFYGLGHLLLRGKPLSARLLLATAIESTWEIAENTPMVINRYRSATISLDYFGDSILNSTMDTIAMAAGFLIASRLPVALTVAIAIALELFTSWMVRDNLTLNVLMLVWPLDAVKAWQAGL, from the coding sequence GTGACTGTCGCAACCGGTACGGACGACACCAGGCAACGCCGTGCGACGCTCTGGCTGATCGCCTGCCTCGGCGTTCTCGCAATCCAGATCACGGCGCAGCACTTCATGGGGCGTCTCTGGATCTGCGAATGCGGCTATGCGAAGCTTTGGGAAGGCGTCGTCAAATCCAGCGGCAATTCCCAGCACATTACCGACTGGTACACGCCGTCGCACATCATACACGGCTTCCTCTTCTACGGCCTTGGCCATCTCCTGCTGCGTGGAAAGCCCTTGAGTGCGCGCCTGCTTCTCGCAACCGCCATCGAATCCACCTGGGAGATCGCCGAGAATACGCCGATGGTGATCAACCGCTATCGCTCCGCGACAATCTCGCTCGATTATTTCGGCGACAGCATTTTGAATTCCACCATGGACACGATCGCCATGGCGGCGGGCTTCCTCATCGCTTCACGGCTGCCGGTGGCGTTAACCGTCGCGATCGCAATTGCTCTCGAGCTTTTCACCAGCTGGATGGTGCGCGACAATCTGACGCTCAACGTGCTGATGCTGGTCTGGCCGCTCGATGCGGTGAAGGCTTGGCAGGCTGGGCTTTAA
- the ffh gene encoding signal recognition particle protein: protein MFESLQDRLGSILNGLTGRGALSEADVSAALREVRRALLEADVALDVVRSFTEKVREKAVGAEILKSIKPGQMVVKIVHDELIAMLGSEGVTIDLNAPAPVVIMMVGLQGSGKTTTTGKIAKRLTARDKKKVLMASLDTRRPAAQEQLRQLGVQTGVDTLPIIAGQSPTDIAARAVQAAKLGGHDVVILDTAGRTHIDEPLMIEMAEIKRKSNPHEILLVADALTGQDAVNLARNFDERVGITGLVLTRMDGDGRGGAALSMRAVTGKPIKLIGVGEKMDELEEFHPRRVADRILGMGDIVSLVEKAAENIDAEKAAAMAAKMAKGKFDLNDLADQLGQMQKMGGMGGIMGLMPGMSGMKDKMAAAGLDDSLFKRQLAIISSMTKAERANPDLLKHSRKKRIAAGSGTDAADINKLLKMHRQMADMMKMMGGKGKGGMMKQMMGGLANKMGLGGLNGGMPDLSKLDPKQLEALQKQAEAAGLGKPGSLPALGGGGLPGLGTAKLPGLGSGFPGLPGLPKKK from the coding sequence ATGTTCGAGAGCCTCCAGGACCGTCTTGGTTCCATATTGAATGGACTGACCGGCCGCGGCGCCCTGTCGGAAGCTGACGTTTCCGCGGCGCTTCGGGAGGTCCGCCGTGCGCTGCTCGAAGCCGACGTCGCGCTCGACGTCGTGCGCTCCTTCACGGAAAAGGTTCGCGAGAAGGCGGTCGGCGCCGAAATCCTGAAATCGATCAAGCCCGGCCAGATGGTCGTCAAGATCGTTCATGACGAGCTTATCGCCATGCTCGGCTCCGAGGGCGTGACGATCGACCTCAATGCGCCGGCTCCCGTCGTCATCATGATGGTCGGTCTCCAGGGCTCGGGCAAGACGACGACGACCGGCAAGATCGCCAAGCGGCTGACGGCCAGGGACAAGAAGAAGGTCCTGATGGCCTCGCTCGACACCCGCCGTCCGGCCGCGCAGGAGCAATTGCGCCAGCTCGGCGTGCAGACCGGCGTCGATACGCTGCCGATCATCGCCGGTCAGTCGCCGACCGATATCGCCGCGCGCGCCGTACAGGCGGCGAAGCTCGGCGGACATGACGTCGTCATTCTCGATACTGCCGGCCGTACCCATATCGACGAACCGCTGATGATCGAGATGGCGGAGATCAAGCGGAAGTCCAACCCGCACGAGATCCTGCTCGTCGCCGATGCGCTGACTGGTCAGGATGCGGTCAATCTCGCCCGCAACTTCGATGAGCGCGTCGGCATCACCGGTCTCGTCCTGACCCGCATGGATGGCGACGGCCGCGGCGGTGCGGCGCTTTCGATGCGCGCAGTCACCGGCAAACCGATCAAGCTGATCGGCGTCGGCGAAAAGATGGACGAACTCGAGGAGTTCCATCCGCGCCGCGTCGCCGACCGCATCCTCGGCATGGGCGACATCGTCTCGCTGGTCGAAAAGGCTGCCGAGAACATCGACGCCGAGAAGGCGGCCGCCATGGCCGCCAAAATGGCCAAAGGCAAGTTCGACCTGAACGATCTCGCCGATCAACTCGGCCAGATGCAGAAGATGGGCGGCATGGGCGGCATCATGGGGCTGATGCCCGGCATGTCGGGCATGAAGGACAAGATGGCCGCCGCCGGACTCGACGATAGCCTCTTCAAACGCCAGCTCGCCATCATCTCGTCGATGACAAAAGCCGAGCGCGCCAATCCGGATTTGCTCAAGCATTCGCGCAAGAAGCGCATCGCTGCCGGCTCCGGCACCGATGCAGCCGACATCAACAAGCTTCTGAAGATGCACCGCCAGATGGCGGACATGATGAAGATGATGGGCGGCAAGGGCAAAGGCGGCATGATGAAGCAGATGATGGGCGGGCTTGCCAACAAAATGGGCCTTGGCGGCTTGAACGGCGGCATGCCGGACCTGTCGAAGCTCGATCCGAAGCAGCTCGAGGCGTTGCAGAAGCAGGCCGAAGCCGCCGGCCTCGGCAAGCCCGGCAGCCTGCCCGCCCTCGGTGGCGGCGGACTCCCCGGTCTTGGCACTGCCAAGCTTCCGGGTCTCGGCAGCGGGTTCCCGGGTCTTCCCGGCTTGCCGAAGAAGAAATGA
- the dapF gene encoding diaminopimelate epimerase, giving the protein MADNVQFARMNGLGNKILVVDMRGRKDRVTPQAAITLNADPATEFDQIMAIHDPKAAGTDAWIDIINCDGSMAQACGNGTRCVVQALAAETGKKAFLFHTVAGLLEANEHDDGTISVDMGSPRFGWHEIPLAEEFHDTRRIELQIGPIDEPVLHSPSVASMGNPHAIFWVENDVWSYDLGRFGPLLENHPIFPERANISIAHVRSRNEMDLRTWERGTGLTLACGSAACAATVSGARTGRTDRTVTVNVPGGPLLIEWRESDDHVIMTGPAEWEWSGTLDPATGVFQRDDITAGDNGARAL; this is encoded by the coding sequence ATGGCCGACAACGTGCAATTTGCCAGGATGAACGGACTTGGAAACAAGATCCTGGTCGTCGACATGCGCGGGCGCAAGGATCGCGTGACGCCTCAGGCCGCGATCACACTCAATGCCGATCCGGCGACCGAGTTCGACCAGATCATGGCGATCCACGATCCAAAGGCGGCAGGCACCGATGCCTGGATCGACATAATCAACTGTGACGGTTCGATGGCGCAGGCCTGCGGCAATGGCACGCGCTGCGTCGTCCAGGCGCTTGCCGCCGAGACCGGCAAGAAGGCCTTCCTGTTCCACACCGTCGCCGGTCTGCTCGAAGCCAACGAGCATGACGACGGGACGATCTCCGTCGACATGGGAAGCCCACGCTTCGGATGGCACGAAATCCCGCTGGCGGAGGAATTCCACGACACGCGCCGGATCGAGCTGCAGATCGGGCCGATAGACGAGCCGGTCCTGCATTCGCCGTCCGTCGCTTCGATGGGCAATCCGCATGCGATCTTCTGGGTCGAGAACGATGTCTGGAGCTACGATCTCGGTCGTTTCGGTCCGCTCCTCGAAAACCATCCGATCTTTCCCGAACGCGCCAATATCTCGATCGCCCATGTCCGCTCTCGCAACGAGATGGACCTGAGGACCTGGGAGCGCGGCACTGGTCTTACGCTCGCCTGCGGCTCGGCCGCCTGCGCTGCCACCGTCAGTGGCGCGAGAACCGGCCGTACAGATCGGACGGTGACCGTGAACGTCCCCGGCGGACCGCTTCTGATCGAATGGCGGGAAAGCGACGATCACGTCATCATGACGGGGCCGGCCGAATGGGAATGGTCTGGCACGCTCGACCCTGCCACCGGCGTTTTTCAGCGCGACGACATAACGGCTGGCGACAACGGAGCGCGAGCGCTTTGA
- the ftsY gene encoding signal recognition particle-docking protein FtsY produces MEEAKASADDLSGSLSAEDTDARSEGFEASPTIAADESVRIEDESLPRPIFPPAGEKTGGAEAGEPASEHAETLDDDKGAAAIPPSVPSGHLPHKGGEQMATGATAEDDTAIGEAKAGTDDLAVSPELTAREADTTGDVGASPDLPKEDPGATREGALENTDLAADENVTVHEESAAMPISPLAGEMPGRAEGGDAAEPQLSVAPARDLPKGFAASDQRPREEAPAPQPKLSWYQRLRQGLARTSSQLTGQIASLFTKRKLDEATLQDLEDLLIQADLGVETAMRITDTLASERYGKDVTGDDVSRIMAGEITKVLAPVAKPLELDLSHRPHVILVVGVNGTGKTTTIGKLAAKLSGAGLKVMVAAGDTFRAAAIEQLKIWAERTKSEIVSSKLGADAAGLAYDAFQLAREKRSDVLIIDTAGRLQNKAELMAELEKIVRVLAKLDPDAPHTVLQTLDATTGQNALQQVEIFRNVAGVSGLIMTKLDGTARGGILVAISAKHKLPVYFIGVGEGIDDLEPFEARDFAEAIAGVAAS; encoded by the coding sequence ATCGAGGAGGCAAAGGCCAGCGCGGACGATCTCTCTGGCTCTCTGTCCGCGGAAGACACGGACGCCCGGAGCGAAGGTTTCGAGGCCAGTCCGACCATCGCTGCCGACGAAAGCGTCAGGATAGAAGACGAGAGCCTCCCGCGTCCAATCTTCCCCCCTGCAGGGGAGAAGACCGGCGGGGCAGAGGCGGGTGAACCCGCCTCCGAACACGCCGAGACACTTGATGATGACAAGGGCGCGGCGGCGATACCCCCCTCTGTCCCTTCGGGACATCTTCCCCACAAGGGGGGAGAGCAGATGGCGACCGGGGCAACCGCCGAGGACGACACTGCAATCGGGGAGGCAAAGGCCGGCACAGATGATCTTGCCGTCTCGCCCGAATTGACCGCACGCGAGGCCGACACCACAGGCGATGTCGGTGCATCGCCCGACCTGCCCAAGGAAGACCCCGGCGCCACACGCGAAGGCGCCTTGGAAAACACGGACCTCGCTGCCGATGAAAACGTCACGGTGCATGAAGAGAGCGCCGCCATGCCAATCTCCCCCCTTGCGGGGGAGATGCCCGGCAGGGCAGAGGGGGGTGATGCAGCAGAGCCGCAGCTCTCAGTCGCACCCGCCCGCGATTTACCAAAAGGCTTCGCGGCCTCCGACCAGCGGCCTCGAGAGGAAGCGCCGGCGCCCCAGCCGAAGCTCTCCTGGTACCAGCGGCTGCGGCAAGGCCTCGCGCGCACCTCGTCGCAACTGACGGGCCAGATCGCCAGCCTCTTCACCAAGAGGAAGCTCGATGAGGCGACGCTGCAGGATTTGGAAGACCTGTTGATCCAGGCCGATCTCGGAGTCGAGACCGCAATGCGCATCACCGATACGCTCGCCTCCGAGCGCTACGGCAAGGATGTTACCGGCGACGACGTCTCCCGCATCATGGCCGGCGAGATCACCAAGGTGCTGGCGCCGGTCGCCAAGCCGCTGGAGCTCGATCTCAGCCACAGGCCGCATGTGATCCTTGTTGTCGGGGTCAACGGCACCGGCAAGACCACGACGATCGGCAAACTCGCTGCCAAGCTCTCCGGCGCCGGCCTGAAGGTAATGGTGGCGGCCGGCGATACCTTCCGCGCTGCTGCGATCGAACAGTTGAAGATCTGGGCCGAGCGGACGAAATCCGAGATCGTCTCCTCGAAGCTCGGCGCCGACGCGGCCGGGCTTGCCTACGACGCCTTCCAACTCGCCCGGGAAAAGAGATCCGACGTTCTGATCATCGATACCGCCGGGCGACTGCAGAACAAGGCCGAGCTGATGGCCGAGCTCGAAAAGATCGTCCGCGTTCTCGCCAAGCTTGATCCCGACGCGCCGCACACCGTGCTGCAGACGCTCGATGCGACGACCGGGCAGAACGCCCTGCAGCAGGTCGAGATTTTCCGCAACGTCGCCGGCGTCAGCGGCCTGATCATGACCAAGCTCGACGGCACGGCACGCGGCGGCATTCTGGTTGCGATCTCCGCCAAACACAAATTGCCGGTCTATTTCATCGGCGTCGGCGAAGGTATTGACGATCTCGAGCCCTTCGAGGCGAGGGATTTTGCCGAGGCGATCGCCGGCGTTGCCGCGTCCTGA
- a CDS encoding MBL fold metallo-hydrolase codes for MRKAGNPYYSGPVSDHFDGVRFFNPGGNMPRGFADLLRWQFGGGRAKWPGRYDSPFLQATPDLTVDGDRLRVTMVGHATLLIQVGGVNILTDPVWSHRASPFALFGPHRRNPPGILMDDLPPIDIVLVTHNHYDHLDLDTLSALNDEHAPHVITPLGNDTIIRRAVPDAEISVLDWGDRIDLDDGVVIHAEPCHHWSARRSRDRRMALWAAFVIETPAGKIYHVGDTGFHEGINYRAARAKHGTFRLANLPFGCYEPRWFMESHHQNPEEAVMGMIACGAAHVAGHHWGTFRLTDEGIEEPLQALEAALEKAGIEQARFRPLRPGEVFNVPLSSVAQE; via the coding sequence ATGAGGAAAGCTGGCAACCCGTACTATAGCGGCCCCGTCTCGGATCATTTTGACGGCGTTCGCTTCTTCAATCCCGGCGGCAACATGCCACGCGGCTTCGCCGATCTGTTGCGCTGGCAGTTCGGCGGCGGCAGGGCGAAATGGCCGGGGCGCTACGATAGCCCCTTCCTCCAGGCCACACCCGATCTTACCGTCGACGGAGATCGTCTCCGGGTGACGATGGTCGGACACGCGACGCTGCTGATCCAGGTGGGTGGCGTGAATATCCTGACGGACCCGGTCTGGTCGCACCGCGCAAGCCCGTTCGCCCTTTTTGGCCCACACCGCCGCAATCCGCCGGGCATTCTGATGGACGACCTGCCGCCGATCGACATCGTTCTCGTCACGCACAATCACTATGACCACCTCGATCTGGATACGTTGAGCGCTCTGAACGACGAACATGCGCCGCATGTGATAACCCCGCTCGGCAACGACACGATCATCCGCCGCGCCGTCCCGGATGCGGAGATATCGGTTCTCGACTGGGGCGATCGGATCGATCTTGACGACGGCGTCGTCATCCATGCGGAGCCCTGCCATCACTGGTCAGCCCGCCGCTCCCGCGACCGGCGCATGGCGCTGTGGGCCGCCTTCGTCATCGAGACGCCAGCCGGCAAGATCTACCACGTCGGCGATACCGGTTTTCACGAGGGGATCAATTATCGCGCCGCGCGCGCCAAGCATGGCACTTTCCGCCTCGCCAACCTGCCGTTCGGCTGCTACGAACCGCGCTGGTTCATGGAGAGCCACCACCAGAATCCGGAAGAGGCGGTCATGGGCATGATCGCCTGCGGCGCCGCACACGTGGCGGGACACCATTGGGGTACGTTCCGCCTGACCGACGAGGGCATCGAGGAGCCGCTGCAAGCGCTGGAAGCGGCGCTCGAAAAGGCCGGCATCGAACAGGCCCGGTTCAGGCCGCTGCGCCCGGGGGAAGTCTTCAACGTTCCTCTCTCATCGGTGGCCCAGGAATAA
- a CDS encoding MarR family winged helix-turn-helix transcriptional regulator, which produces MTTRLLVCAMLVRFDKQERLYKAIKLLRPAHLNVQRTLEKMLEGAGITVTERAVLEALCEEPLTVPEAARRLSMKRQFVQRIAAGLLAKGLVEKQPNPEHRRAYFCAPTHAGRDLFSAVHRREIEMLHAVLGDINQTEVVVALRVMTRIDAAFEALARQAGEIREEGP; this is translated from the coding sequence ATGACAACTCGGTTGCTAGTATGCGCCATGCTCGTCCGCTTCGATAAACAGGAACGCCTCTACAAAGCCATCAAGCTTTTGCGCCCGGCTCATCTCAACGTCCAACGGACGCTCGAGAAAATGCTCGAGGGAGCGGGGATTACGGTCACGGAGCGTGCTGTGCTGGAGGCGCTCTGCGAGGAGCCGCTGACGGTACCGGAGGCGGCCCGGCGGCTCTCGATGAAGCGGCAATTCGTGCAGCGCATAGCGGCAGGACTTCTGGCGAAAGGCCTCGTCGAGAAGCAGCCCAATCCCGAGCACCGCAGGGCCTATTTCTGCGCTCCGACCCATGCCGGGCGGGACTTGTTCAGCGCCGTCCATCGGCGCGAGATCGAAATGCTGCACGCGGTGCTCGGGGATATCAACCAGACCGAGGTGGTCGTGGCCCTGCGCGTGATGACGCGGATCGACGCCGCGTTCGAGGCGCTTGCCCGACAGGCGGGCGAGATCCGGGAGGAGGGTCCGTGA
- the ccmD gene encoding heme exporter protein CcmD, translating to MMSHTAYMIASYAVAALTVAGLVLWIIGDGRARQRELKTLEAAGIRRRSAEVSSGEGK from the coding sequence ATGATGAGCCATACCGCCTATATGATCGCCAGCTACGCCGTTGCCGCTTTGACGGTGGCGGGGCTCGTGCTCTGGATCATCGGCGACGGCCGCGCCCGCCAGCGCGAATTGAAGACGCTCGAAGCCGCGGGCATTCGCCGTCGTTCGGCGGAGGTATCGAGCGGAGAGGGCAAATGA
- a CDS encoding heme ABC transporter permease: MNENSLAIHKFSDLANPTRFLALADRVLPWLAVLTALFFAVGLWLSFTTEGDYQQGETVRIMYVHVPSAWLSMMCYTVMAISALGTLVWRHPLADVSAKAAAPIGACFTFLALVTGSLWGKPMWGAWWVWDARLTSVFVLFLMYLGLIALNRAMDDPARSARVSAVLVLVGFVNIPIIKFSVEWWNTLHQPASVMRLDGPTIDPEFLRPLLTMAIAFTLLFFALHIAAMRNEIWRRRVTSLRRQAARNAGREALTP, translated from the coding sequence ATGAACGAAAACAGCCTGGCCATCCACAAATTCAGCGATCTTGCCAATCCGACCCGGTTTTTGGCGCTGGCGGATCGCGTGCTGCCTTGGCTAGCAGTTCTGACCGCGTTGTTTTTCGCCGTTGGTCTGTGGCTGTCCTTTACGACCGAGGGCGACTATCAGCAGGGCGAGACGGTGCGCATCATGTATGTGCATGTGCCTTCGGCCTGGCTGTCGATGATGTGCTACACGGTGATGGCGATCTCGGCGCTCGGTACGCTCGTCTGGCGCCATCCGCTGGCCGATGTTTCCGCCAAGGCGGCTGCACCGATCGGCGCCTGCTTCACCTTTCTCGCGCTCGTCACCGGTTCGCTTTGGGGCAAGCCGATGTGGGGCGCATGGTGGGTGTGGGATGCGCGGCTCACTTCCGTCTTCGTGCTCTTCCTCATGTATCTCGGGCTGATTGCGCTGAACCGCGCCATGGACGATCCTGCCCGCTCGGCGCGCGTCTCGGCGGTGCTGGTGCTCGTCGGCTTCGTCAACATTCCGATCATCAAATTCTCGGTCGAATGGTGGAACACGCTGCATCAGCCGGCGAGCGTTATGCGCCTCGACGGGCCGACGATCGATCCGGAGTTTCTGCGGCCGCTTCTCACCATGGCAATCGCTTTCACATTGCTGTTCTTCGCGCTGCACATCGCTGCGATGCGCAACGAGATCTGGCGCCGTCGGGTGACATCGCTGCGGCGTCAGGCCGCCCGCAACGCCGGCAGAGAGGCTTTGACGCCATGA
- a CDS encoding DsbE family thiol:disulfide interchange protein produces MSSIHVPEPDERKPGILRFVLAALPLVIFAALALIFWSQLNSGKDVSEIPSALIGTKAPKLDLPPLEGAATPSGQPVPALTDAAIKGKLTLVNIWASWCVPCRQEHPIILQLSKDPRLTVVGINYKDRNDNALRFLGELGNPFTAIGVDPAGKAAIDWGVYGIPESYLVGADGTILYKRVGPFDERALREGLTPAIEKALAGS; encoded by the coding sequence ATGAGCAGCATCCACGTGCCCGAACCGGACGAGCGCAAGCCTGGCATTTTACGCTTCGTGCTCGCAGCGCTGCCGCTCGTCATCTTCGCGGCGTTGGCGCTTATCTTCTGGAGCCAACTGAATTCCGGCAAGGACGTCAGCGAAATTCCGTCGGCCCTGATCGGTACCAAAGCGCCGAAGCTCGATCTGCCGCCGCTTGAAGGCGCTGCGACGCCTTCCGGTCAGCCGGTGCCGGCGCTGACGGATGCGGCGATCAAAGGCAAGCTCACGCTCGTCAATATCTGGGCTTCCTGGTGCGTGCCCTGCCGGCAGGAGCATCCGATCATCCTGCAATTGTCCAAGGATCCACGCCTCACCGTCGTCGGCATCAATTACAAGGATCGCAACGACAATGCCCTGCGCTTTCTTGGCGAGCTCGGCAATCCGTTTACCGCGATCGGCGTCGATCCGGCCGGCAAGGCGGCGATCGACTGGGGCGTCTACGGCATTCCGGAGTCCTATCTCGTCGGCGCAGACGGCACGATCCTCTACAAGCGCGTCGGCCCGTTCGATGAACGCGCGCTCAGAGAAGGGCTGACGCCGGCGATCGAGAAAGCGCTTGCGGGCTCGTGA
- the mtaB gene encoding tRNA (N(6)-L-threonylcarbamoyladenosine(37)-C(2))-methylthiotransferase MtaB, whose translation MSGVEVITFGCRLNTYESEVMRAEAEKAGLNNAILVNTCAVTGEAVRQARQAIRRARRDNPHARIIVTGCAAQTEKETFAEMAEVDAVLGNEEKLTNASYRSLPDFGVSAEEKLRVNDIMSVTETAPQMVKHIDGHVRAFIQVQNGCDHRCTFCIIPYGRGNSRSVPMGAVVDQARRLIEGGYREIVLTGVDATSYGGDLPGTPTLGLLAKTLLKQVPEVLRLRLSSIDSIEADRHLLDLIADEPRFMPHLHLSLQHGDDLILKRMKRRHSSADARAFCDEVRRLRPEISFGADMIAGFPTETEPMFNNAVRLAEDCGIARLHVFPYSPRPGTPAARMPQLDRALVKDRAARMRAKGTELHAAHLDRMIGSEQTILIEMKGLAHTENFTLVDAAGLEPRSLVAVTITGHNGKHLTMQRKQMAAA comes from the coding sequence TTGAGCGGCGTCGAGGTCATAACCTTCGGCTGCCGCCTCAACACCTATGAATCGGAAGTGATGCGGGCGGAAGCCGAGAAGGCGGGGCTGAACAACGCCATCCTCGTCAACACCTGCGCCGTCACCGGCGAGGCCGTGCGTCAGGCGCGCCAGGCGATCCGCCGCGCGCGGCGCGACAACCCGCATGCACGCATCATCGTCACCGGCTGCGCCGCCCAGACCGAAAAGGAGACCTTCGCCGAAATGGCCGAGGTGGATGCGGTGCTCGGCAACGAGGAGAAGCTTACGAACGCCTCCTATCGCTCGCTGCCGGATTTCGGCGTCTCGGCCGAGGAAAAACTCCGCGTCAACGACATCATGAGCGTCACGGAAACCGCCCCGCAAATGGTGAAGCACATTGACGGGCATGTGCGCGCCTTCATCCAGGTGCAGAACGGCTGCGACCACCGCTGTACCTTCTGCATTATTCCCTACGGCCGCGGCAATTCGCGCTCGGTGCCGATGGGCGCGGTCGTCGATCAGGCGCGCCGGCTCATCGAAGGCGGCTACCGGGAGATCGTGCTGACCGGCGTCGATGCAACGAGTTACGGCGGCGATCTGCCCGGAACGCCGACGCTCGGGTTGCTCGCCAAGACGCTGTTGAAGCAGGTCCCGGAAGTCCTCCGTCTCCGCCTGTCATCGATCGACAGCATCGAGGCGGATCGGCATCTTCTCGACCTCATCGCCGACGAGCCGCGCTTCATGCCGCATCTGCATCTGTCGCTGCAGCACGGCGACGACCTGATCCTCAAGCGGATGAAACGACGGCACTCGAGCGCCGATGCCCGCGCCTTCTGTGACGAGGTCCGCCGCCTGCGGCCCGAGATCAGCTTCGGCGCCGACATGATCGCCGGTTTTCCGACCGAGACCGAGCCGATGTTCAACAATGCCGTCCGTCTCGCCGAGGACTGCGGCATCGCGCGTCTGCATGTCTTTCCCTATAGTCCGCGCCCCGGCACGCCGGCCGCGCGTATGCCGCAACTCGACCGCGCTCTCGTCAAGGATCGTGCCGCACGCATGCGGGCGAAGGGCACCGAGCTTCACGCCGCGCACCTCGATCGCATGATCGGTAGCGAGCAGACGATCCTCATCGAGATGAAGGGGCTGGCGCACACGGAAAACTTCACGCTCGTCGATGCGGCCGGCCTCGAGCCGCGGTCCCTTGTTGCGGTCACGATCACCGGCCACAATGGCAAGCATCTGACGATGCAGCGAAAACAGATGGCTGCGGCCTGA
- a CDS encoding cysteine hydrolase family protein: protein MTAFLSVAGAIIVVAALFVFALRRELQKTSAPTTGERIDFSMRPNLALLIIDMQKDFTSVDGKYGWDEAYLKARLAAIGIMAAKAKEAEIPVIAIRHVYRSPLIRLMIRLFGEGRGIPGSKGLGLSPELPVSPDIEVEKPLSDSFSSPGLEGYLAAKGIGTLLLTGLDGCHCVQATANGALNRGYRVEIVEDAVLSHDEADWRKHVAALEGRGAVLI, encoded by the coding sequence GTGACGGCGTTTCTCTCAGTGGCCGGGGCGATCATCGTCGTGGCAGCGCTCTTTGTCTTCGCGCTGCGGCGCGAGTTGCAGAAGACATCAGCACCGACCACCGGTGAGCGCATCGATTTCTCCATGCGACCGAATCTCGCCCTTCTCATCATCGACATGCAGAAAGATTTCACGTCCGTCGACGGAAAATACGGATGGGATGAGGCCTATCTGAAGGCGCGTCTCGCGGCGATCGGTATCATGGCGGCCAAGGCGAAAGAGGCCGAGATCCCGGTCATCGCCATTCGCCATGTCTATCGATCACCGCTGATCAGGCTGATGATCCGGCTCTTCGGGGAGGGGCGCGGCATTCCCGGCTCGAAAGGTCTCGGCCTTTCGCCCGAGCTGCCGGTTTCGCCGGACATCGAAGTGGAGAAGCCGTTGAGCGACAGCTTCTCGTCGCCGGGGCTGGAGGGCTATCTCGCGGCGAAGGGGATCGGCACGCTGCTGCTGACGGGGCTCGACGGCTGCCATTGCGTGCAGGCCACCGCCAACGGCGCGCTCAACCGCGGCTATCGGGTGGAGATCGTTGAAGACGCGGTCCTGAGCCACGACGAAGCGGACTGGCGCAAACATGTCGCGGCGCTCGAAGGGCGCGGCGCCGTCCTTATCTGA